One genomic window of Panicum hallii strain FIL2 chromosome 6, PHallii_v3.1, whole genome shotgun sequence includes the following:
- the LOC112898022 gene encoding splicing regulatory glutamine/lysine-rich protein 1-like, which translates to MADDQQPPAQRYWFPYWTAPPQPPPPAPAPRPAVRPQLSRRDTRPAPPASSPPVMPSPSRRQSHPQLATTLASRGAGGAPSPPAQPQPTRLSSRPSPSPARALPLSSIREPNASAAPAPVPVPVAKEPKPAATPHPTAHEVPKQKDIIIPQEKTIREPPKDSKHSKAVEKEKEKEKEREKDKQKKEEDKEKKEKEEEKEKEKEKKEHKEKEKEKEKEKKEKEHKEKKEKDKEEIKSKEAAGEHGHGSKLHKELKSGVADMVHKLSASAPSSGGGHGHPAPAAAGTTVITLAGENKGASMKIDGAAMADGKAEAASGKERRGHKLDSSIAGGKEQAGSKGLTAFVNSNVQVINNSLLLQSSCNGGDPGVHLKLATKSKKKGDGREEAGGKSGSAAAPKK; encoded by the coding sequence ATGGCCGACGACCAGCAGCCGCCGGCTCAGCGGTACTGGTTCCCGTACTGGACCGCgcccccgcagccgccgccgcccgcgcccgctccTCGGCCGGCGGTCCGCCCGCAGCTATCGAGGCGGGACACTCGCCCGGCGCCCCCGGCGTCGTCGCCTCCTGTAATGCCATCCCCATCGCGGCGGCAGTCGCACCCTCAGCTGGCGACGACGCTGGCATCCAGAGGCGCTGGTGGTGCCCCTTCTCCGCCGGCTCAGCCGCAGCCGACGCGGCTGTCGAGCAGGCCGTCCCCGTCCCCggcccgcgcgctgccgctctcGTCCATCAGAGAGCCCAACGCTAGTGCAGCTCCGGCGCCGGTTCCGGTACCGGTTGCTAAGGAGCCCAAGCCAGCTGCCACTCCCCATCCTACTGCCCATGAAGTTCCCAAGCAAAAAGACATCATCATCCCGCAGGAGAAAACCATCCGTGAACCGCCTAAAGATTCCAAACACAGCAAGGCAGtagagaaggagaaggagaaggagaaggagagggaaaaagacAAACAAAAGAAGGAGGAAGACAAAGAGAAGAAGGAAAAGgaggaggagaaagaaaaggagaaggagaagaaggagcacaaggagaaggagaaagaaaaggagaaggagaagaaggagaaggagcACAAGGAGAAAAAGGAGAAGGATAAAGAAGAGATCAAAAGCAAAGAGGCAGCCGGCGAGCACGGGCACGGCAGCAAGCTACACAAGGAGCTCAAGTCGGGCGTCGCGGACATGGTGCACAAGCTGAGTGCCTCGGCGCCGTCGtccggcggcggccacgggcaCCCTGCCCCGGCCGCGGCAGGGACGACGGTTATCACGCTGGCCGGCGAGAACAAGGGCGCATCCATGAAGATAGACGGTGCCGCCATGGCCGACGGCAAGGCGGAGGCGGCGTCCGGGAAGGAGCGCCGTGGCCACAAGCTCGACAGCAGCATCGCTGGCGGGAAGGAGCAGGCCGGGAGCAAGGGGCTGACGGCGTTCGTCAACAGCAACGTGCAGGTGATCAACAACTCACTGCTGTTGCAGAGCTCCTGCAACGGCGGCGACCCGGGGGTGCACCTCAAGCTGGCCACCAAGTCCAAGAAGAAGGGGGACGGCCGCGAGGAAGCCGGAGGCAAGAGTGGCTCTGCTGCTGCGCCGAAGAAATGA
- the LOC112896439 gene encoding transcription factor bHLH30-like, with protein sequence MWEAGGVHGSHEALLLQAAGSGAGGDYGHAGPALLPWLGPAAAPGFSYMAPHHQGPAFGAEAAAGAFGFGGGYGGDGGGAGQLGVFGLEPPLPPPPQGLLAAAAGGGGALPQGPRMVSGLLGTLQAELGRMTAKEIMDAKALAASRSHSEAERRRRQRINSHLARLRSLLPNTTKTDKASLLAEVIEHVKELKRQTSAVLGAAAEGEGEEAAARQHLVLPTESDELAVDAGEDGEGRLVVRASLCCEDRAGLIPDIARALAALRLRARRAEIATLGGRVRNVLLITTAAADEDEEGRGQGDDDEEGGGDDADGCGARASSHHRRHELVASIQEALRGVMDRKTASSDTSSSSGGGGGSIKRQRMSGAHEQGSL encoded by the exons ATGTGGGAAGCTGGAGGCGTCCACGGCAGCCACGAGGCGCTCCTCCTGCAGGCCGCCGGATCGGGGGCGGGAGGCGACTACGGCCACGCCGGCCCGGCCCTCCTCCCGTGGCTCGGCCCGGCCGCGGCGCCGGGGTTCTCCTACATGGCCCCCCACCATCAGGGCCCGGCCTTCGGCGCCGAGGCGGCCGCGGGAGCGTTCGGCTTCGGCGGCGGGTACGGCGGCgacgggggcggcgcggggcagctcGGGGTGTTCGGGCTCGagccgcctctgccgccgccgccgcaaggcctgctggccgccgcggcgggcggcggcggggcgctgcCGCAGGGGCCGAGGATGGTGTCCGGGCTGCTGGGCACCCTGCAGGCGGAGCTGGGGCGGATGACCGCCAAGGAGATCATGGACGCCAAGGCGCTGGCGGCCTCGCGCAGCCACAGCgaggccgagcgccgccgccgccagcgcatCAACAGCCACCTCGCCAGGCTCCGCAGCCTCCTCCCCAACACCACCAAG ACGGACAAGGCGTCGCTGCTGGCCGAGGTAATCGAGCACGTCAAGGAGCTGAAGCGGCAGACGTCGGCGGTGCtgggcgccgcggcggagggcgagggggaggaggcggcggcgcggcagcacCTGGTGCTGCCGACGGAGTCCGACGAGCTGGCGGTGGACGCGGGGGAGGACGGCGAGGGGAGGCTCGTCGTGCGGGCGTCGCTGTGCTGCGAGGACCGCGCGGGGCTCATCCCGGACATCGCCCGCGCGCTCGCCGCGCtccgcctccgcgcgcgccgcgccgagATCGCCACGCTCGGCGGCCGCGTCCGCAACGTGCTCCTcatcaccaccgccgccgccgacgaggaTGAGGAAGGTCGGGGGCaaggggacgacgacgaggaaggcggcggcgacgacgccgACGGGTGCGGCGCTCGCGCCAGCTCCCACCACCGGAGGCACGAGCTCGTCGCGTCGATCCAGGAGGCGCTGCGCGGCGTCATGGACCGCAagacggcgagcagcgacacGTCCTCgtctagcggcggcggcggcgggagcatCAAGAGGCAGCGCATGAGCGGCGCGCACGAGCAAGGTTCGCTCTAG